One Vibrio sp. CDRSL-10 TSBA genomic region harbors:
- a CDS encoding DUF3833 domain-containing protein — MTSTVKVCWAVRVWLLMAATMLAGCSAELKDYRASQPAFDLFGYFSGRTQAWGMVQDYTDKQTRRFEVDIEGTVSGDVLTLVEDFEFDDGEQSQRIWTITRTGDGLYEGRADDIIGVATGQEIGNALQWQYDFLLKTDDSEIEVTFDDWMYRQDETRLFNVTTIRKFGIEVGKVTLFFSK; from the coding sequence ATGACATCGACAGTAAAAGTCTGCTGGGCAGTCAGAGTCTGGTTACTGATGGCCGCAACCATGTTGGCGGGGTGCTCGGCTGAGCTTAAGGATTATAGGGCGAGTCAGCCGGCTTTCGATTTATTTGGCTATTTTTCCGGGCGCACTCAGGCCTGGGGAATGGTGCAGGATTATACCGATAAGCAGACGCGGCGCTTTGAAGTTGACATAGAAGGGACGGTCTCTGGTGACGTTTTGACCCTGGTTGAAGACTTTGAGTTCGACGATGGTGAGCAAAGTCAGCGTATCTGGACCATCACTCGTACTGGCGACGGGCTTTATGAGGGCCGCGCCGACGACATCATTGGTGTGGCAACGGGTCAGGAAATCGGTAATGCGCTGCAGTGGCAATATGATTTTTTGCTGAAAACCGATGACAGCGAAATTGAGGTAACATTTGATGACTGGATGTATCGTCAGGATGAGACGCGCCTGTTCAATGTGACTACGATACGTAAGTTTGGCATTGAGGTCGGCAAAGTGACTTTGTTTTTCAGTAAATAG
- a CDS encoding chalcone isomerase family protein yields the protein MKTSIATLFLSTLLWSGATVSAAEVNGTQKPQWNEWPVVGQATLSWLWLDIYSSRLRTPDGKYQQQDDVPLHPLALEIRYLRDIEREDLVEATQDQWQKMGYSSDEIERWLPLLETMLPNVLSGEKLIYVSDGHRGQMIHMSLQNKSQVTGEVTDTQFNSAFLAIWLSPNTQYPKLRSQLIGMNR from the coding sequence ATGAAAACGTCAATCGCCACACTTTTCCTGAGCACACTGCTGTGGAGCGGCGCAACAGTCAGCGCGGCAGAGGTTAATGGAACACAAAAGCCACAATGGAATGAATGGCCTGTTGTTGGGCAGGCTACGCTGTCCTGGCTGTGGTTAGATATCTATTCTTCCCGGTTGAGAACTCCGGATGGCAAATATCAGCAGCAGGACGATGTGCCTCTTCACCCACTGGCGTTAGAGATCCGCTATTTGCGTGATATTGAGCGTGAAGATCTGGTGGAGGCCACCCAGGATCAATGGCAGAAAATGGGGTATTCCAGTGATGAGATTGAGCGTTGGCTGCCGCTGTTAGAGACGATGTTACCGAATGTCCTGTCAGGCGAAAAGCTGATATACGTGTCTGACGGGCATCGTGGCCAAATGATCCATATGTCATTGCAGAACAAGTCTCAGGTTACGGGAGAGGTCACAGATACGCAGTTTAACTCCGCCTTTCTTGCTATCTGGTTATCCCCCAACACTCAATATCCAAAACTTCGCAGTCAATTAATAGGGATGAATCGATGA
- a CDS encoding DUF2878 domain-containing protein: MRSFLLVSVWFELIWLLAVLGQEPWQWLTTLLVVVTLLFTAWRLSVAVGRICAVAVTGIAIDVANMHLGLFSFINPHLPVWLIALWFIFAWFAAFAIPALSHLPSWLVIIATGLGGALSYWAGYRFGAVGFELPVFYTVLALFLEWLGVSVLLMKVFSNENVNRHTFPEHTAVERRNSQRGRG, encoded by the coding sequence ATGCGTTCGTTTCTCCTGGTTTCAGTCTGGTTTGAGCTGATTTGGTTATTGGCCGTGCTGGGTCAGGAGCCGTGGCAGTGGCTGACCACTTTGCTGGTGGTCGTTACGCTGCTATTTACCGCCTGGCGGCTATCCGTTGCCGTGGGGCGGATATGCGCCGTGGCCGTCACGGGTATAGCGATTGATGTGGCCAATATGCATCTCGGGCTATTTTCCTTTATTAATCCGCATCTTCCGGTGTGGCTGATTGCGCTGTGGTTCATTTTTGCCTGGTTTGCAGCTTTTGCCATCCCGGCATTGAGCCATTTGCCGTCTTGGCTCGTAATAATAGCTACGGGCTTGGGTGGCGCGCTAAGTTATTGGGCGGGTTATCGTTTCGGAGCTGTTGGGTTCGAATTGCCTGTTTTTTATACAGTCTTAGCACTGTTTTTGGAATGGTTAGGTGTGTCTGTGTTACTGATGAAGGTATTTAGCAATGAAAACGTCAATCGCCACACTTTTCCTGAGCACACTGCTGTGGAGCGGCGCAACAGTCAGCGCGGCAGAGGTTAA
- a CDS encoding DUF1365 family protein has translation MQQQAAGSALMVGQVRHRRFTPVTHSLDYPLFMPCIDLDDWPELSQNVWGLGERWWHWARFRRDDYLGTGPLKQAVQDRVYELTGEQCDGKVLAVIHLRYLGLYFSPVNFYYLYDKGGNWRYLLAEVSNTPWNERHYYAVAADSGADGANWKHEKAFHVSPFNPVEQEYQWRLKPLDHSLMVHLECHRDQKEFDATLALKARPFTSSGLLKLLVRTPAMTVKVVFGIYWQAFKLWVKGAPTYLHPKYRSHPKYHSHTESSQSKADKNNKENSQC, from the coding sequence ATGCAGCAGCAAGCAGCGGGCAGCGCTCTTATGGTCGGGCAGGTACGTCATCGCCGGTTTACCCCGGTGACACACTCGCTCGATTATCCGCTGTTTATGCCCTGTATCGATCTTGATGACTGGCCGGAACTGTCGCAGAACGTGTGGGGGCTGGGCGAACGCTGGTGGCACTGGGCAAGGTTTCGCCGTGATGATTACCTCGGTACGGGGCCGCTGAAACAGGCGGTACAGGATAGAGTGTACGAGCTGACCGGTGAGCAGTGTGACGGCAAAGTGCTGGCTGTGATTCATCTGCGTTATCTCGGTCTCTATTTCAGTCCTGTCAATTTTTACTATCTTTATGATAAGGGAGGAAACTGGCGTTACTTGTTGGCTGAGGTCAGTAACACTCCCTGGAACGAGCGGCATTACTATGCAGTGGCTGCAGACAGCGGCGCCGACGGCGCGAACTGGAAGCACGAAAAAGCGTTTCATGTATCGCCGTTCAATCCCGTTGAACAGGAGTACCAGTGGCGGCTGAAGCCGTTGGACCATTCATTAATGGTGCATCTCGAATGTCATCGGGATCAAAAGGAATTTGATGCCACTCTGGCGCTGAAAGCGCGTCCTTTTACCTCTTCCGGGTTACTAAAGTTATTGGTACGCACTCCGGCAATGACGGTAAAAGTTGTGTTCGGGATTTATTGGCAGGCGTTCAAGCTGTGGGTGAAAGGAGCACCGACTTATTTACATCCTAAGTATCGCTCACATCCCAAGTATCACTCACACACTGAGAGTAGCCAGAGCAAGGCGGATAAAAACAATAAGGAGAATTCTCAATGTTAA
- a CDS encoding SDR family oxidoreductase — protein sequence MRSVLITGATSGIGKKLAEDYARLGWQVIACGRNQGKLQQLSALSTSVHCLQFDLTQREQTLEALSQLPLTPTLWILNAGDCEYIDDGVMDAKLMARVFEINVVGLANTIEGIQPHLSSGHRVAIVGSIASELALPRAEAYGASKAAVAYLANTLRLDWSQREIAVSTIFPGFVATPLTDKNTFNMPMIVTAEQASQRIRHGLERGQDCIYFPRRFTWIIRCLGMLPYRWQYHLIRRFFRT from the coding sequence ATGAGGTCTGTACTGATTACCGGGGCAACGTCGGGTATCGGTAAAAAACTGGCCGAAGACTATGCTCGTCTTGGCTGGCAGGTTATCGCTTGCGGCCGTAATCAGGGCAAGCTGCAGCAGCTCTCGGCGCTTTCAACCTCAGTACACTGTTTGCAGTTCGATCTCACCCAGCGTGAGCAGACGCTGGAGGCATTGTCACAATTGCCGCTCACTCCCACACTATGGATTTTAAATGCCGGGGATTGCGAGTACATCGATGACGGAGTGATGGACGCCAAACTTATGGCGCGTGTGTTTGAGATTAATGTGGTTGGTCTCGCCAATACCATAGAAGGAATTCAACCTCATCTCAGCTCTGGGCACCGGGTTGCCATCGTCGGCTCTATTGCGAGCGAGCTTGCCTTGCCAAGAGCGGAGGCGTACGGCGCTTCGAAAGCAGCCGTCGCCTATCTGGCCAATACACTGCGTCTTGACTGGAGTCAGCGCGAAATAGCGGTATCAACCATCTTTCCCGGCTTTGTTGCCACTCCGCTGACCGATAAAAACACATTCAACATGCCAATGATAGTCACTGCTGAGCAAGCGTCTCAACGGATTCGTCACGGGCTCGAGCGCGGGCAGGACTGCATTTATTTTCCGCGTCGGTTTACCTGGATAATACGCTGCCTCGGCATGTTGCCGTATCGCTGGCAATACCATCTTATCCGTCGTTTTTTCCGTACTTAG
- a CDS encoding nuclear transport factor 2 family protein has translation MDVQTVAHFYTKLNKSTLHTLQDIYHHDVVFEDAAHRIEGFASLADYFDNLYRNVDRCDFVIHEQHQVEQNAFLTWTMQLQHPKLAGGRMVQVQGMSHLKFHEAKVIYHRDYFDLGEMLYEQLPLLGSVIRSIKRRLGQ, from the coding sequence ATGGATGTACAAACAGTTGCGCATTTTTACACTAAGCTCAACAAAAGCACCTTGCATACATTGCAGGATATCTACCATCACGATGTCGTGTTTGAAGATGCGGCACATCGTATTGAAGGCTTTGCGTCTTTAGCCGATTACTTCGATAACCTGTACCGCAATGTTGATCGGTGTGACTTCGTTATCCACGAACAGCATCAGGTAGAACAAAATGCTTTTCTGACCTGGACCATGCAGCTGCAGCATCCCAAATTAGCCGGAGGGCGAATGGTGCAAGTGCAGGGCATGAGTCATCTCAAGTTTCATGAAGCGAAGGTGATTTATCACCGAGACTATTTTGATTTAGGTGAGATGTTGTACGAGCAGTTGCCGTTACTCGGCAGTGTTATTCGATCGATCAAACGGAGGCTGGGACAATGA
- a CDS encoding DeoR/GlpR family transcriptional regulator, whose amino-acid sequence MKQVPRHQQIVELVTKHGYVSTEELVERFNVSPQTIRRDLNELADENKIRRYHGGATIPLSSENISYNTRKSINFSEKDIIAEEVARSIPDGATLFIDIGTTPEAVARALNKNHKQLRVVTNNMNVATILLPNPEVRLILAGGEVRNRDGGIVGEATLDFIKQFRLDFGILGISGIDLDGSLLDFDYHEVRVKQAIIENSRSVLLAVDHSKFGRNAMVKLGNISQIHSLFTDQRPPEQIINILNEHNITLSVIEGKSA is encoded by the coding sequence GTGAAGCAAGTTCCACGACACCAGCAGATTGTCGAGCTGGTTACCAAACATGGTTATGTGAGCACCGAAGAGTTAGTCGAACGTTTTAATGTCAGCCCGCAGACCATTCGTCGTGATCTCAACGAACTCGCCGACGAAAATAAAATCCGCCGTTATCACGGTGGGGCGACGATTCCTTTAAGTTCGGAAAACATCTCTTATAACACGCGTAAATCGATAAATTTCAGCGAAAAAGACATTATTGCTGAGGAAGTTGCCAGGTCGATTCCGGATGGTGCGACACTGTTTATTGATATCGGAACCACACCTGAAGCGGTAGCCCGCGCCCTGAATAAAAACCACAAACAACTGCGTGTGGTCACCAACAATATGAATGTGGCAACCATACTGTTGCCTAATCCGGAAGTGAGGCTGATTCTGGCGGGTGGCGAAGTACGCAACCGTGACGGCGGTATTGTTGGCGAGGCGACCCTTGATTTTATTAAGCAGTTTCGTCTGGACTTCGGTATTCTCGGTATCAGTGGTATTGACCTGGACGGCTCATTACTGGATTTCGACTACCACGAAGTTCGGGTCAAACAGGCAATTATCGAGAACAGCCGCAGCGTACTGCTTGCGGTGGACCATTCGAAATTTGGCCGCAATGCTATGGTGAAGCTGGGCAATATTTCTCAAATTCACAGTCTGTTTACCGACCAGCGCCCGCCGGAACAGATTATCAATATCCTTAACGAACACAATATAACTTTGAGTGTGATCGAAGGTAAGAGCGCGTAA
- the glpK gene encoding glycerol kinase GlpK gives MSDQKYVVALDQGTTSSRTVILDHDANIVAVSQREFTQIYPQGGWVEHDPLEIYATQSSTLTEVLAKTGISSDQIAAIGITNQRETTVVWNKETGKPVYNAIVWQCRRTADICDELRARGLESYVRDNTGLVLDPYFSGTKVKWILDNVEGAREDAEAGKLLFGTVDTWLVWKMTQGRVHITDYTNASRTMLFNINDMCWDQKMLDELGIPASMLPEVKSSSEIYGKTNIGGKGGTRIPIAGIAGDQQAALYGQMCVEPGQAKNTYGTGCFLLMNTGTERVASTHGLLTTLACGPNGEPNYALEGAVFMGGASIQWLRDELKLFSDAHDSEYFATKVDSSNGVYVVPAFTGLGAPYWDAHARGTIVGLTRGTNTNHIIRATLEGIAYQTRDVLDAMQADSGIRLETLKVDGGAVANNFLMQFQADVLDTEVQRPEVTEVTALGAAYLAGIAVGYWSGIEEVRNKAVLDRTFTPHEDEDKRARRYKGWKRAVKCAQVWSELRDSED, from the coding sequence ATGAGCGACCAAAAATACGTTGTAGCACTCGACCAGGGCACAACCAGCTCACGCACTGTTATTCTCGATCACGACGCGAATATCGTCGCGGTATCACAACGTGAATTTACCCAAATTTATCCGCAGGGTGGCTGGGTTGAACATGATCCGCTGGAAATCTACGCGACACAAAGTTCAACTCTGACTGAAGTACTGGCGAAAACCGGTATCAGCAGCGACCAGATTGCCGCTATCGGTATCACCAACCAGCGTGAAACCACCGTTGTCTGGAACAAAGAAACGGGTAAACCGGTATACAACGCGATTGTCTGGCAGTGTCGTCGTACCGCAGACATTTGTGATGAGTTACGCGCCCGTGGTCTGGAGTCTTATGTGCGTGATAATACCGGTCTGGTGCTTGACCCGTATTTTTCCGGTACCAAGGTGAAATGGATTCTGGATAACGTCGAAGGCGCTCGTGAAGATGCCGAAGCGGGTAAACTGCTGTTTGGTACCGTTGATACCTGGCTGGTTTGGAAGATGACTCAGGGCCGCGTTCATATTACTGATTACACCAACGCATCGCGTACGATGCTGTTTAATATCAATGATATGTGCTGGGACCAAAAGATGCTTGATGAGCTGGGGATTCCGGCCTCTATGTTGCCGGAAGTGAAGTCATCATCTGAAATCTACGGTAAAACTAACATCGGTGGTAAGGGCGGCACACGTATTCCGATCGCAGGTATTGCCGGTGACCAGCAGGCGGCGCTGTACGGCCAGATGTGTGTTGAACCTGGTCAGGCGAAAAATACTTACGGCACCGGTTGTTTCCTGCTGATGAACACGGGTACCGAGCGCGTAGCTTCAACCCATGGTCTGTTGACGACTCTGGCTTGTGGCCCGAATGGTGAGCCGAACTATGCACTGGAAGGTGCGGTCTTTATGGGCGGTGCTTCGATTCAGTGGCTGCGTGATGAACTCAAGCTGTTTTCGGATGCGCACGATTCTGAATATTTCGCCACTAAAGTAGACAGCTCTAACGGCGTTTACGTGGTACCTGCATTTACCGGTCTTGGTGCGCCTTACTGGGATGCACATGCCCGTGGCACCATTGTGGGTCTGACTCGCGGCACGAATACCAACCACATTATCCGCGCAACGCTGGAAGGGATTGCTTACCAGACTCGTGACGTACTGGATGCGATGCAGGCCGACTCAGGTATTCGCCTGGAGACGTTGAAAGTTGACGGTGGTGCAGTTGCAAACAACTTCCTGATGCAGTTCCAGGCTGATGTGCTGGATACCGAGGTACAGCGTCCTGAAGTCACGGAAGTGACTGCGCTGGGTGCGGCTTATCTGGCTGGTATCGCGGTAGGTTACTGGAGTGGTATCGAGGAAGTGCGTAACAAAGCGGTTCTGGATCGCACCTTTACACCGCATGAAGATGAAGATAAGCGTGCCCGTCGCTACAAAGGCTGGAAGCGAGCGGTGAAATGTGCCCAGGTTTGGTCAGAATTACGCGATAGTGAAGATTAA
- the bioC gene encoding malonyl-ACP O-methyltransferase BioC, translating into MTVTVLSDSSLSTDKAAIAEAFGKAAACYDQHAAFQRDVGERLLRFLPQDLTGYQVLDLGCGTGHFSLLLRQRGAHVVCADLSSGMLGTARERCGDDMMRYVLADAERLPFAAQSFDVVFSSLALQWCDDLSQPLREVRRVLKADGIGLFSTLLDGSLSELKSAWAKIDAHQHVNHFITLNQLKIALAQAQCLQHQIDLPTITVWYESAFSLMRDLKGIGANHVNGRSRGLTSRRVLTQVEQHYQVFRNHQGLLPATYQVCLGVIHR; encoded by the coding sequence ATGACAGTCACCGTGCTATCGGATTCCTCTTTGAGTACGGACAAAGCCGCGATTGCCGAAGCATTTGGTAAAGCGGCAGCCTGCTACGATCAACACGCGGCTTTTCAACGAGATGTCGGTGAGCGTTTACTTCGTTTTCTGCCCCAAGACCTGACTGGCTATCAGGTGCTGGATCTGGGGTGTGGCACCGGTCATTTCTCGCTGTTACTGCGTCAGCGTGGTGCTCATGTCGTGTGTGCTGATCTATCTTCCGGCATGCTGGGCACCGCCCGAGAGCGCTGTGGTGATGACATGATGCGCTACGTGTTGGCGGATGCTGAGCGTCTGCCGTTTGCGGCCCAATCATTCGATGTCGTATTTTCAAGCCTGGCATTGCAGTGGTGTGATGATTTATCACAACCTTTGCGCGAAGTGCGTCGGGTCTTGAAAGCAGACGGCATCGGTTTATTTTCCACTTTACTTGATGGTTCCCTGAGTGAACTTAAATCTGCCTGGGCGAAAATTGATGCACATCAACACGTTAATCATTTCATCACGCTCAATCAGTTAAAAATTGCGTTAGCGCAAGCCCAGTGTTTGCAACATCAAATAGACTTACCGACGATTACAGTCTGGTACGAGTCTGCATTTTCGTTAATGCGCGATTTGAAAGGGATTGGCGCCAATCACGTCAATGGTCGTTCGCGTGGCTTAACCAGCCGGCGCGTGCTCACTCAGGTCGAGCAGCACTACCAGGTGTTTCGTAACCATCAAGGTCTTCTGCCTGCAACATATCAGGTTTGTTTAGGGGTTATACATCGATGA
- the bioA gene encoding adenosylmethionine--8-amino-7-oxononanoate transaminase, with protein MDLAFDRQHIWHPYTSTLTPLTCYPVTHADGVSLYLEDGTALVDGMSSWWSAIHGYNHPRLNQAAHQQIDKMSHVMFGGITHQPAIDACRKLLDLAPDNLQHVFLADSGSVAVEVSLKMALQYWHAKGEQRPKFLTLRHGYHGDTFAAMSVTDPDNSMHSLYKGFLPEHLFAESPQGGFWQEWDDNDIADFRRQLTANHTQIAAVIMEPIVQGAGGMRIYHPQFLREVRALCDEFGVLLILDEIATGFGRTGKLFACEHAGIAPDILCVGKALTGGYMTLSAALASKDVADTVCGGEAGCFMHGPTFMGNPLACSVAAASLKLIAENHWQQQVKQIEQCFAERLPLLNHYPQVKATRWLGAIGVVETHHPVHMEAIQALFVEHGVWIRPFGRLIYMMPPFISEAHHLDQLLNAVEAALKTPECFQS; from the coding sequence ATGGATCTCGCCTTCGACCGCCAGCACATCTGGCATCCCTACACTTCAACCCTCACACCTCTGACCTGCTATCCGGTGACCCATGCCGACGGTGTCTCCCTCTATCTTGAGGATGGTACAGCGCTGGTAGATGGCATGTCTTCCTGGTGGTCCGCCATTCACGGTTATAATCATCCGCGCCTCAATCAGGCCGCTCACCAGCAGATTGATAAGATGTCTCATGTTATGTTCGGCGGTATCACCCATCAGCCGGCGATTGATGCCTGCCGCAAACTGCTGGATCTGGCTCCGGATAATCTGCAACATGTTTTCCTGGCTGATTCCGGCTCAGTCGCAGTCGAAGTAAGCCTGAAAATGGCGCTGCAATACTGGCACGCGAAAGGCGAACAGCGACCAAAGTTTCTGACCCTGCGCCACGGCTATCACGGTGATACCTTCGCCGCGATGTCAGTCACCGATCCGGACAATTCGATGCACAGTCTGTACAAAGGCTTCCTGCCGGAGCATCTGTTTGCTGAGTCGCCGCAAGGCGGCTTTTGGCAAGAGTGGGATGACAACGACATCGCCGATTTCCGTCGTCAGCTGACCGCCAATCATACTCAGATAGCGGCCGTCATCATGGAACCTATCGTACAGGGTGCAGGAGGAATGCGTATTTATCACCCGCAGTTCCTGCGTGAAGTGCGCGCCTTGTGTGATGAATTTGGCGTCTTGCTGATCCTGGATGAAATTGCCACCGGATTTGGTCGCACCGGCAAGTTGTTCGCCTGCGAACACGCAGGCATTGCACCGGACATTCTGTGTGTCGGTAAAGCGCTGACCGGTGGTTACATGACCTTATCGGCAGCCCTGGCCAGCAAAGATGTCGCAGATACAGTGTGTGGCGGTGAGGCCGGCTGCTTCATGCACGGACCGACTTTTATGGGTAACCCGCTGGCATGTTCGGTAGCGGCTGCGAGTCTGAAATTAATTGCAGAAAATCATTGGCAACAACAGGTTAAACAGATTGAGCAATGCTTTGCTGAACGTTTACCTCTCCTCAACCACTATCCGCAAGTCAAAGCAACACGCTGGCTTGGCGCTATCGGGGTGGTAGAAACACATCATCCGGTGCACATGGAAGCGATTCAGGCATTGTTTGTCGAACATGGGGTGTGGATTCGCCCGTTTGGCCGTTTAATCTATATGATGCCTCCGTTTATCAGTGAAGCACATCATCTCGACCAACTGCTTAACGCGGTAGAAGCAGCCTTAAAGACCCCGGAATGTTTTCAGTCGTAG
- a CDS encoding YecA family protein — MSYQLVNLTQDECDQSPLFIEGAVYAANLATKPLDPEEWLQAVFGEQAGAIKPAVVEQIHAQYNQLKQNSYGLLALLAAQPESSEEALADFAEGFMNVWPHVEPLWHEVHLSDGSVRMLQALLTTLMLAIDEEQTHAEMKAAGYDSPPNLASMIKQLDLMVHEVALAADEAMLGSKAQSINPFKDIGRNDACPCGSGKKFKQCCGLAVG; from the coding sequence ATGAGCTATCAGCTAGTCAATCTGACTCAGGATGAGTGTGATCAATCACCGTTGTTTATTGAAGGTGCAGTATATGCCGCCAATCTGGCGACGAAACCGCTCGACCCTGAAGAATGGTTGCAAGCCGTGTTTGGTGAGCAGGCCGGTGCGATTAAACCAGCAGTCGTGGAGCAGATCCATGCTCAGTACAATCAGTTAAAGCAGAACAGTTACGGCTTGCTGGCACTATTGGCTGCGCAACCTGAATCCAGTGAAGAGGCATTGGCTGATTTTGCCGAAGGTTTTATGAATGTCTGGCCGCACGTTGAGCCGTTGTGGCATGAAGTCCATCTGTCAGATGGTTCGGTGCGTATGCTGCAAGCTCTGCTGACGACCCTGATGCTGGCGATTGATGAAGAGCAGACGCACGCGGAAATGAAAGCGGCAGGCTACGATTCACCGCCAAACCTGGCCTCGATGATCAAGCAACTGGACCTCATGGTTCATGAAGTCGCTCTGGCTGCCGATGAAGCCATGCTTGGCTCAAAAGCGCAGAGTATTAATCCGTTTAAAGATATCGGCCGTAATGACGCCTGCCCTTGTGGCAGTGGCAAAAAGTTCAAGCAGTGCTGCGGATTGGCTGTTGGCTGA
- the dusC gene encoding tRNA dihydrouridine(16) synthase DusC, protein MRVILGPMEGVLDHLMREMLTQINDYDFCVTEFVRVVSQPLPDHVFYRLCPELKQNSQTASGVPVKVQLLGQDPHWMAENAIRAAELGACGVDLNFGCPAKMVNQSKGGAALLQHPELIYQVIKACREAVPADIPVTAKIRLGWENPDDCFEIVDAVEQAKADELTVHARTKAGGYKANEIKWHYIDQIRQKTSLPLIANGEIWNYQDGQACIETTGVDSLMVCRGALNVPNLGNIVKHNHTAMPWNEVVDLLLKYSAYEVRGDKGKYYPNRVKQWFSYLRQAYPQAADLFREIRTLTQVDPIVDHLKRYRDELDAVSA, encoded by the coding sequence ATGCGAGTAATTTTAGGCCCGATGGAGGGCGTACTGGATCACCTGATGCGTGAGATGCTGACACAGATTAATGATTATGATTTCTGTGTGACTGAGTTTGTGCGCGTCGTCAGCCAGCCATTGCCGGATCACGTGTTTTATCGCCTCTGTCCCGAACTGAAACAGAACTCACAAACGGCCTCCGGCGTACCGGTCAAGGTCCAGTTACTGGGTCAGGATCCGCACTGGATGGCAGAAAATGCTATTCGCGCCGCCGAACTGGGTGCGTGTGGCGTTGACCTTAACTTTGGTTGCCCGGCCAAAATGGTAAACCAGAGCAAGGGCGGCGCAGCGTTGCTGCAACATCCGGAGTTGATTTACCAGGTCATCAAAGCCTGCCGTGAAGCTGTGCCTGCCGATATTCCGGTCACGGCCAAAATTCGTCTGGGCTGGGAAAATCCTGATGACTGCTTTGAAATTGTCGATGCGGTGGAGCAGGCAAAAGCCGATGAACTCACCGTGCATGCCCGTACCAAAGCCGGTGGTTACAAAGCCAATGAAATTAAATGGCATTACATTGACCAGATTCGCCAGAAAACGTCACTACCGCTGATTGCTAATGGCGAAATCTGGAACTATCAGGATGGTCAGGCCTGTATCGAAACCACCGGGGTTGATTCATTGATGGTCTGTCGCGGCGCATTGAACGTCCCAAACCTGGGTAATATTGTTAAGCACAACCACACTGCGATGCCCTGGAATGAAGTGGTTGATCTGCTGCTCAAGTATTCCGCTTATGAAGTGCGCGGCGACAAAGGCAAGTACTACCCGAATCGCGTTAAACAATGGTTTTCTTACCTGCGTCAGGCCTATCCTCAAGCAGCGGACCTGTTCCGGGAAATCCGTACCCTAACCCAGGTCGACCCTATTGTCGATCACTTGAAACGTTATCGTGATGAATTGGACGCAGTCAGCGCCTAA
- a CDS encoding ABC transporter ATP-binding protein, with amino-acid sequence MIRLEDIQVTFNPGTILENRALRGVNLEVPEHQFLTVIGSNGAGKSTLLGAVTGETPMVGGQVLIDDIDVTRQSVDRRANLCARVFQDPLAGTCGALTIEENMALAYMRGKRRGWKHALSSNRRKLFQERISILGLGLEDRLGDSIGLLSGGQRQAVSLVMATLSDSKLLLLDEHTAALDPRMAAFIIDLTKKIVTEFNLTVMMVTHSMKDALACGDRTVMLHQGNIVLDVAGEQRANMDVPDLLEMFSKVRGEELSDDSLLLS; translated from the coding sequence ATGATTCGGTTAGAAGATATTCAAGTGACCTTTAATCCTGGCACTATCCTCGAAAACCGCGCTCTGCGTGGCGTGAATCTTGAAGTTCCTGAGCATCAGTTCCTGACCGTCATTGGGTCGAACGGCGCCGGTAAATCGACGCTGCTTGGCGCTGTCACTGGTGAAACGCCGATGGTGGGCGGGCAGGTGTTGATTGATGATATTGATGTTACGCGCCAGAGTGTCGATCGCCGTGCAAATCTGTGCGCGCGTGTGTTTCAGGACCCGCTGGCCGGTACCTGTGGTGCCCTGACCATTGAAGAGAATATGGCTCTGGCGTACATGCGTGGTAAACGTCGTGGCTGGAAACATGCTTTGTCGAGCAATCGTCGTAAGTTGTTTCAGGAGCGGATCAGTATTCTGGGCTTAGGCCTGGAAGATCGCCTCGGTGACAGTATCGGTCTGTTGTCAGGTGGTCAGCGTCAGGCTGTCAGCCTGGTGATGGCGACGTTGTCGGACAGTAAACTGCTGCTTTTAGATGAGCATACGGCAGCACTGGATCCGCGTATGGCGGCATTTATCATCGATCTGACCAAGAAAATCGTCACTGAGTTCAATCTGACGGTGATGATGGTCACCCACTCGATGAAAGACGCGCTGGCGTGTGGTGATCGCACAGTGATGCTGCATCAGGGCAATATTGTGCTGGATGTGGCCGGTGAGCAGCGCGCTAACATGGATGTACCTGACTTGCTGGAAATGTTCTCCAAAGTGCGCGGTGAAGAACTGTCGGATGATAGCTTACTGTTGAGTTAA